The Streptococcus oralis Uo5 genome includes a window with the following:
- a CDS encoding VWA domain-containing protein — translation MDKSFMKQQRFSFRKMKVGLASVAILFAFAQVGQVSADETTQPASTSAETVKKTEANKSAVEAAVAEIKADEAKPVVNQSDAKPGELVDVSKKVSPIDVKERQEGDQKIHEETATVEVTKTEVAPVKSEELPAPKTETTESTVSGKDEDGNSYTQYERVDKTTTVEIKKATRTISKSNSADIVFVVDRSASMSRTIDTVRNNINEFARNLAKDGVAARFGLATFSDEVYGRIGGLADEGTILTKFNESYFTSDPAELEKALAGIKLAHGGDFPETSTPTLTQIVSTYDWSKSPKNKKFVVLLTDAPMKEDPSIPTMANTLASLKAAKIERIVATSTGTDISYKDFVSEGRLMNINRNLADSLTKDATTWIVETVTEGHNYKVTKDNYQFYLERRTTLPVAQTGSATPTTTVPVATAYKKEVAKLPDTGSNDTANYGIVGLGLLMAGLGLTVSNRKSKEQ, via the coding sequence ATGGATAAATCATTTATGAAACAACAACGTTTTTCATTCCGTAAAATGAAAGTTGGGTTGGCTTCTGTAGCAATTTTGTTTGCTTTTGCTCAGGTCGGACAAGTGTCTGCAGATGAAACAACACAACCGGCATCTACTTCAGCTGAAACAGTAAAGAAAACCGAAGCAAATAAATCGGCAGTCGAAGCTGCTGTAGCAGAAATTAAAGCTGATGAGGCGAAACCAGTCGTTAACCAATCAGATGCAAAACCTGGAGAACTTGTTGATGTTTCTAAGAAGGTTTCACCTATTGACGTGAAAGAACGCCAAGAAGGTGATCAAAAGATTCATGAAGAAACTGCAACAGTTGAAGTCACAAAGACAGAAGTGGCACCTGTAAAAAGTGAAGAACTTCCTGCTCCAAAGACTGAAACAACTGAGAGTACAGTGAGTGGGAAAGATGAAGATGGAAATTCTTATACCCAATATGAACGTGTTGATAAAACAACTACAGTCGAAATCAAGAAAGCGACAAGAACGATTTCAAAATCTAACTCTGCCGATATCGTTTTTGTTGTTGACCGTTCAGCATCTATGTCTCGAACTATTGACACTGTCCGTAACAATATCAATGAGTTTGCAAGAAATCTTGCTAAAGATGGAGTAGCAGCACGTTTTGGATTAGCTACCTTTAGTGATGAAGTATATGGACGTATAGGTGGATTAGCAGATGAGGGTACAATTTTAACAAAATTTAATGAATCTTATTTTACCTCTGACCCAGCTGAGCTTGAAAAAGCCTTAGCAGGCATTAAGCTTGCACATGGTGGAGACTTCCCTGAAACATCTACACCTACTCTTACACAAATTGTTTCAACCTACGACTGGTCTAAGTCACCTAAAAATAAAAAGTTTGTCGTATTGTTGACAGATGCTCCAATGAAGGAGGATCCTTCAATTCCAACGATGGCGAATACTCTTGCGTCTTTGAAAGCCGCAAAAATCGAAAGAATTGTTGCAACTTCGACAGGGACCGATATTAGCTATAAAGATTTTGTATCTGAAGGTCGATTAATGAATATTAATCGTAACTTGGCTGATTCTTTAACTAAGGATGCAACTACATGGATTGTTGAAACTGTGACTGAAGGACACAATTACAAGGTAACGAAAGATAATTACCAATTTTACCTAGAACGTCGTACAACACTACCTGTTGCTCAGACAGGAAGTGCGACTCCAACTACCACAGTTCCAGTAGCTACAGCTTATAAAAAAGAAGTGGCGAAACTCCCTGATACAGGAAGTAATGATACAGCGAACTATGGTATTGTGGGACTTGGCCTCCTAATGGCTGGACTTGGCTTAACTGTAAGCAATAGAAAGTCTAAGGAACAGTAA
- a CDS encoding DEAD/DEAH box helicase: MSFKKFQFKNYIVEALEELKFTTPTEVQEKLIPIVLAGRDLVGESKTGSGKTHTFLLPIFQQLDETSDSVQAVITAPSRELATQIYQAARQIAAHSDVEVRVVNYVGGTDKARQIEKLASNQPHIVIGTPGRIYDLVKSGDLAIHKAKTFVIDEADMTLDMGFLETVDKIAGSLPKDLQFMVFSATIPQKLQPFLKKYLSNPVMEKIKTKTVISDTIDNWLISTKGRDKNAQIYQLTQLMQPYLAMIFVNTKTRADELHAYLTAQGLKVAKIHGDIAPRERKRIMNQVKNLDFEYIVATDLAARGIDIEGVSHVINDAIPQDLSFFVHRVGRTGRNGLPGTAITLYQPSDDSDIRELEKLGIKFTPKMVKDGEFQDTYDRDRRANREKKQDKLDIEMIGLVKKKKKKVKPGYKKKIQWAVDEKRRKTKRAENRARGRAERKAKRQTF, from the coding sequence ATGTCATTTAAGAAATTTCAATTTAAAAATTATATAGTAGAAGCCTTGGAGGAGTTAAAATTTACAACTCCGACAGAGGTACAAGAAAAATTAATCCCTATTGTACTGGCAGGTCGTGACTTGGTGGGTGAATCCAAAACAGGTTCAGGAAAGACTCATACTTTCTTACTACCCATTTTTCAGCAATTAGATGAAACTAGCGATAGTGTGCAAGCGGTCATTACTGCACCAAGTCGTGAGTTGGCTACTCAGATCTACCAAGCAGCCCGTCAGATTGCAGCTCACTCAGATGTCGAAGTTCGTGTGGTTAATTATGTGGGTGGTACGGATAAGGCGCGTCAGATTGAAAAACTTGCCAGCAACCAACCACATATTGTTATCGGAACGCCAGGTCGCATCTATGACTTGGTCAAATCTGGTGATTTGGCTATTCACAAGGCCAAGACCTTTGTAATTGATGAAGCCGATATGACCTTGGATATGGGATTCTTGGAAACCGTTGATAAGATTGCAGGGAGCCTTCCAAAAGACTTGCAATTCATGGTCTTTTCAGCGACGATTCCTCAAAAATTGCAACCGTTCTTGAAAAAATACTTGTCAAATCCTGTTATGGAAAAAATCAAGACTAAAACAGTTATCTCAGATACCATTGATAATTGGTTGATTTCGACCAAGGGCCGCGACAAGAATGCTCAAATTTACCAGCTGACTCAGTTGATGCAGCCTTATTTAGCAATGATTTTTGTTAACACAAAAACGCGTGCTGATGAGTTACATGCCTACTTGACTGCTCAAGGATTGAAGGTAGCTAAGATTCATGGAGATATTGCTCCTCGTGAACGCAAGCGGATCATGAACCAGGTGAAAAATCTGGATTTTGAGTACATTGTCGCAACGGACTTGGCAGCGCGTGGAATTGATATTGAAGGGGTCAGCCATGTTATCAATGATGCCATTCCGCAAGACTTGTCCTTCTTTGTTCACCGTGTTGGACGTACTGGACGCAATGGTCTTCCTGGTACAGCTATTACCCTTTACCAGCCTAGTGATGACTCGGATATCCGTGAGTTGGAGAAATTAGGGATCAAGTTTACTCCTAAGATGGTCAAAGACGGAGAGTTTCAAGATACCTATGACCGTGATCGTCGTGCTAATCGTGAAAAGAAGCAGGATAAGCTTGATATCGAAATGATTGGCTTGGTTAAAAAGAAAAAGAAAAAAGTCAAACCTGGCTATAAGAAGAAGATTCAATGGGCGGTGGATGAAAAACGCCGCAAAACCAAGCGTGCTGAAAATCGCGCACGTGGGCGTGCAGAGCGAAAAGCCAAACGCCAAACATTTTAA
- a CDS encoding endonuclease/exonuclease/phosphatase family protein — MKFLTLNTHSWMEKEAEEKFQILLRDILDKDYDLICFQEINQEMTSPEVEVNNHYQALPSAEPIHQDHYVRLLVEKLAEKGKNYYWTWAYNHIGYDRYHEGVAILSKTPIKAREILVSDVDDPTDYHTRRVALAETEVEGKELALASVHLSWWDKGFQEEWARFEAVLKELNKPLILAGDFNNPAGQEGYQAILASPLGLQDAFEVAKERSGSYTVPPEIDGWKGNTEPLRIDYVFTTKELEVESLQVVFDGQNSPQVSDHYGLNAVLTWK, encoded by the coding sequence ATGAAATTTCTAACACTCAATACTCACAGTTGGATGGAGAAGGAAGCAGAGGAAAAATTCCAAATCTTACTCCGAGACATTCTCGATAAGGACTATGATTTGATTTGTTTCCAAGAAATTAATCAAGAAATGACTTCGCCTGAGGTAGAGGTTAACAATCACTATCAAGCTTTACCATCAGCAGAACCCATTCATCAGGATCACTATGTCCGACTTCTGGTCGAAAAATTGGCTGAGAAAGGGAAAAACTACTACTGGACTTGGGCTTACAATCATATTGGCTATGACCGCTACCATGAAGGCGTAGCAATCTTATCCAAAACACCTATTAAGGCGCGTGAGATTTTGGTATCAGATGTAGATGATCCAACGGACTACCATACTCGCCGTGTTGCTTTGGCTGAGACAGAGGTTGAAGGTAAGGAACTTGCTCTTGCAAGCGTTCATCTCTCTTGGTGGGATAAAGGTTTCCAAGAAGAATGGGCACGATTTGAGGCTGTACTAAAAGAGTTGAACAAACCTCTGATTTTAGCAGGTGATTTTAATAATCCAGCTGGTCAGGAAGGCTATCAAGCGATTTTAGCTAGCCCATTAGGATTACAAGACGCGTTTGAAGTTGCGAAAGAAAGAAGTGGTAGCTATACCGTTCCACCAGAAATTGATGGCTGGAAAGGCAATACGGAGCCACTACGAATCGATTACGTCTTTACGACCAAAGAGTTAGAAGTAGAGAGTTTACAAGTAGTTTTTGATGGCCAAAATAGTCCACAAGTCAGTGATCATTATGGTTTGAATGCTGTATTGACCTGGAAATAA
- a CDS encoding PTS transporter subunit IIBC — protein sequence MMKATFKNVLSFEFWQKFGKALMVVIAVMPAAGLMISIGKSIVMIDPNLAPLVITGGILEQIGWGVIGNLHILFALAIGGSWAKERAGGAFAAGLAFILINRITGTIFGVTGDMLKNPEAMVTTFFGGSIKVADYFISVLEAPALNMGVFVGIISGFVGATAYNKYYNFRKLPDALSFFNGKRFVPFVVILRSTIAAILLAAFWPVVQTGINNFGIWIANSQETASVLAPFLYGTLERLLLPFGLHHMLTIPMNYTALGGTYEVLTGAAKGTQVFGQDPLWLAWVTDLVNLKGSNADQYQHLLTTVTPARFKVGQMIGSFGILMGVIVAIYRNVDADKKHQYKGMMIATALATFLTGVTEPIEYMFMFIATPLYLVYSLVQGAAFAMADIVHLRVHSFGSIEFLTRTPLAINAGIGMDIVNFIWVTVLFAVIMYFIANFMIKKFNYATPGRNGNYETAEGASEEAAPGTPKVAAASQAVNIINLLGGRANIVDVDACMTRLRVTVKDADRVGTEEQWKAEGAMGLVMKGQGVQAIYGPKADVLKSDIQDILDSGEIIPETLPSQMTENQQNTVHYKGVTEEVYSVADGQVVALEQVEDPVFAQKMMGDGFAVEPANGNIVSPVTGTVSSIFPTKHALGLVTDSGLEVLVHIGLDTVSLEGKPFTVHVSEGQKVAAGDLLVTADLDAIREAERKTSTVVVFTNGDVLKSVKLEQTGSLAAKTAVAKVEL from the coding sequence ATGATGAAAGCTACATTCAAAAATGTCTTGTCTTTCGAATTTTGGCAAAAATTCGGTAAGGCTTTAATGGTGGTTATCGCCGTTATGCCAGCGGCGGGATTGATGATCTCAATCGGTAAATCAATCGTGATGATCGACCCAAACCTTGCTCCTCTAGTGATTACAGGTGGAATCCTTGAGCAAATTGGTTGGGGGGTTATCGGTAACCTTCATATCTTGTTTGCCCTTGCTATTGGGGGAAGCTGGGCAAAAGAACGTGCAGGTGGTGCATTTGCAGCCGGACTTGCCTTTATCTTGATTAACCGTATTACAGGTACTATCTTCGGTGTTACAGGTGATATGTTGAAAAACCCTGAAGCAATGGTTACGACCTTCTTTGGTGGTTCAATCAAGGTTGCTGACTACTTTATCAGCGTTCTTGAGGCACCAGCGCTTAACATGGGGGTTTTCGTAGGGATTATCTCTGGTTTTGTTGGAGCAACAGCTTATAACAAATACTACAACTTCCGTAAACTTCCTGATGCCCTTTCATTCTTCAATGGTAAACGTTTCGTACCATTCGTCGTTATTCTTCGTTCAACTATTGCTGCAATTCTACTTGCTGCCTTTTGGCCAGTAGTTCAAACAGGTATCAACAACTTTGGTATTTGGATTGCCAACTCACAAGAAACTGCTTCAGTCCTTGCACCATTCTTGTATGGTACTTTGGAACGTTTGCTCTTGCCATTCGGTCTTCACCACATGTTGACAATCCCAATGAACTACACAGCTCTTGGTGGAACATACGAAGTGTTAACTGGTGCAGCAAAAGGAACACAAGTATTTGGTCAAGATCCACTTTGGCTTGCATGGGTAACTGACCTTGTTAACCTTAAAGGTTCAAATGCTGACCAATACCAACACCTTCTTACAACAGTCACTCCAGCTCGTTTCAAAGTTGGACAAATGATCGGTTCATTTGGTATCTTGATGGGTGTCATCGTTGCTATCTACCGCAATGTTGATGCTGACAAGAAACACCAATACAAGGGTATGATGATTGCAACAGCTCTTGCAACATTCTTGACAGGGGTTACTGAACCAATCGAGTACATGTTCATGTTCATCGCGACTCCTCTTTACCTTGTATACTCACTAGTTCAAGGTGCTGCCTTTGCTATGGCAGATATTGTTCACCTTCGTGTCCACTCATTCGGTTCAATTGAATTCTTGACTCGTACACCATTGGCAATTAATGCTGGTATTGGTATGGATATCGTTAACTTTATCTGGGTAACTGTTCTCTTTGCGGTTATCATGTACTTCATTGCCAACTTCATGATCAAGAAATTCAACTACGCAACTCCAGGACGTAACGGAAACTACGAAACAGCTGAAGGAGCATCAGAAGAAGCAGCTCCTGGAACTCCAAAAGTTGCAGCAGCTTCTCAAGCCGTAAATATCATTAACCTTCTTGGTGGTCGTGCAAATATCGTAGATGTGGATGCATGTATGACTCGTCTTCGTGTAACTGTTAAAGATGCAGATCGCGTTGGTACTGAGGAACAATGGAAAGCAGAAGGAGCTATGGGTCTTGTCATGAAAGGACAAGGTGTCCAAGCTATCTACGGACCAAAAGCTGACGTATTGAAATCTGATATCCAAGATATTCTTGACTCAGGTGAAATTATTCCTGAAACTCTTCCAAGCCAAATGACGGAAAACCAACAAAATACTGTACACTACAAAGGTGTAACTGAAGAAGTTTACTCAGTAGCTGACGGTCAAGTTGTTGCTTTGGAACAAGTGGAAGATCCAGTTTTTGCTCAAAAAATGATGGGTGATGGATTTGCAGTAGAACCAGCAAATGGTAACATTGTATCTCCAGTTACTGGTACTGTATCAAGTATCTTCCCAACAAAACACGCTCTTGGTCTTGTCACTGACTCAGGTCTTGAAGTGCTTGTTCATATTGGTTTGGATACAGTAAGTCTTGAAGGAAAACCATTTACGGTTCATGTCTCTGAAGGACAAAAAGTGGCTGCTGGTGATCTTCTTGTTACAGCTGACTTGGATGCTATTCGAGAAGCAGAACGCAAAACATCAACAGTGGTTGTCTTCACAAATGGTGATGTCCTCAAATCAGTTAAATTAGAACAAACAGGTTCTCTTGCAGCTAAAACAGCAGTTGCTAAAGTAGAATTGTAA
- the ftsX gene encoding permease-like cell division protein FtsX: MISRFFRHLFESLKSLKRNGWMTVAAVSSVMITLTLVALFASVIFNTAKLATDIENNVRVMVYIRKDVADNSETIVKEGQTVTNNDYHKVYDALKAIPAVKSVTFSSKEEQYEKLTETMGDDWKVFEGDANPLYDAYIVDTNSPSDVKTVAEEAKKIEGVSEVQDGGANTQRLFELASFIRVWGLVIAGLLIFIAVFLISNTIRITIISRSREIQIMRLVGARNGYIRGPFLLEGAFIGLFGAAIPSVLVFFVYNMVYQSVNKSLVGQNLSMITPDVFIPLMTVLLFIIGIFIGSIGSGISMRRFLKI, encoded by the coding sequence ATGATTAGTAGATTTTTTCGCCATTTATTTGAATCATTAAAAAGTTTAAAACGAAATGGCTGGATGACAGTAGCAGCAGTGAGTTCGGTTATGATTACCTTGACCCTCGTTGCCCTGTTTGCATCTGTAATTTTTAATACAGCGAAACTGGCTACCGATATTGAAAACAACGTTCGGGTCATGGTATACATTCGTAAAGATGTAGCTGATAACAGTGAGACGATTGTAAAAGAAGGTCAGACAGTTACCAACAATGACTACCACAAGGTCTATGATGCTTTGAAAGCTATACCTGCTGTTAAGAGTGTTACCTTCTCAAGTAAAGAAGAACAGTACGAAAAACTGACGGAAACAATGGGTGACGATTGGAAGGTCTTTGAAGGGGATGCAAACCCTCTCTATGATGCTTATATCGTTGATACAAATTCTCCAAGTGATGTTAAAACGGTAGCTGAAGAAGCTAAGAAAATTGAGGGAGTATCAGAAGTTCAAGATGGTGGAGCCAACACTCAACGACTTTTTGAACTAGCTTCCTTTATCCGTGTTTGGGGATTGGTTATTGCAGGGCTTTTGATTTTTATCGCAGTCTTCCTTATTTCCAATACCATCCGTATCACCATTATTTCACGTAGTCGTGAGATTCAGATCATGCGTCTGGTAGGAGCGAGAAATGGCTATATCCGTGGTCCATTCTTGCTAGAAGGTGCTTTTATTGGCTTGTTTGGTGCAGCGATCCCTTCTGTTCTTGTTTTCTTTGTTTACAATATGGTCTATCAATCGGTCAATAAATCCTTGGTAGGTCAAAACTTGTCAATGATTACACCAGATGTGTTTATTCCTCTGATGACGGTCCTATTATTTATAATCGGAATTTTCATTGGTTCAATTGGTTCGGGGATTTCGATGCGTCGATTCTTGAAGATCTAG
- the ftsE gene encoding cell division ATP-binding protein FtsE has translation MSIIEMRDVVKKYDNGTTALRGVSVTIEPGEFAYIVGPSGAGKSTFIRALYREVKIEKGSLTVAGFNLVKIKKKDVPLLRRSVGVVFQDYKLLPKKTVYENIAYAMEVIGESRRNIKKRVMEVLDLVGLKHKVRSFPNELSGGEQQRIAIARAIVNNPKVLIADEPTGNLDPDNSWEIMNLLERINLQGTTVLMATHNSQIVNTLRHRVIAIENGRVVRDEAKGEYGYDD, from the coding sequence ATGTCAATCATTGAAATGAGAGATGTTGTCAAAAAGTATGACAATGGAACGACTGCCCTGCGTGGAGTGTCTGTTACCATTGAACCAGGAGAGTTTGCCTATATCGTAGGACCTTCTGGGGCAGGTAAGTCAACCTTTATTCGAGCTTTATACCGAGAAGTAAAGATCGAAAAAGGAAGCCTAACAGTTGCAGGCTTTAATTTAGTTAAAATTAAGAAGAAAGATGTCCCACTGCTACGTCGTAGTGTTGGGGTAGTCTTTCAGGATTACAAACTCTTGCCTAAGAAGACTGTTTATGAGAATATTGCCTATGCAATGGAAGTAATCGGTGAGAGCCGTCGCAACATCAAAAAACGTGTTATGGAAGTATTGGACCTGGTTGGTTTGAAACATAAGGTTCGCTCTTTCCCTAATGAACTCTCAGGTGGAGAGCAGCAACGGATTGCGATTGCGCGTGCGATTGTCAACAATCCTAAAGTATTGATTGCCGATGAGCCAACAGGAAACTTGGACCCAGATAATTCATGGGAAATTATGAATCTGTTGGAACGCATCAATCTCCAAGGTACTACAGTATTGATGGCTACCCATAATAGTCAGATTGTAAACACCTTGCGCCACCGTGTCATTGCCATTGAAAATGGTCGTGTCGTTCGTGACGAAGCTAAAGGAGAATATGGATACGATGATTAG
- the prfB gene encoding peptide chain release factor 2 (programmed frameshift), which yields MDISEIRQKIDANREKLASFRGSLDLEGLEEEIAILENKMTEPDFWNDNIAAQKTSQELNELKNTYNTFRKMEELQDEVEILLDFLAEDESVHDELVEQLTELDKMMTSYEMTLLLSEPYDHNNAILEIHPGSGGTEAQDWGDMLLRMYTRYGNAKGFKVEVLDYQAGDEAGIKSVTLSFEGPNAYGLLKSEMGVHRLVRISPFDSAKRRHTSFTSVEVMPELDDTIEVEIREDDIKMDTFRSGGAGGQNVNKVSTGVRLTHIPTGTVVQSTVDRTQYGNRDRAMKMLQAKLYQMEQEKKAAEVDSLKGEKKEITWGSQIRSYVFTPYTMVKDHRTSFEVAQVDKVMDGDLDGFIDAYLKWRIS from the exons ATGGACATTTCAGAAATTCGTCAAAAAATTGACGCAAATCGTGAAAAATTAGCTTCTTTTAGGGGGTCTCTT GACCTCGAAGGCTTAGAGGAAGAGATTGCCATCTTGGAAAACAAGATGACAGAACCTGATTTTTGGAACGATAATATCGCGGCCCAAAAAACGTCGCAAGAATTAAATGAATTAAAAAACACCTACAACACCTTCCGTAAAATGGAAGAGTTGCAGGATGAAGTTGAGATTTTATTGGACTTTTTAGCAGAAGACGAGTCAGTCCATGATGAACTGGTCGAACAGTTGACGGAATTGGATAAGATGATGACCAGCTACGAGATGACCCTTCTCTTGTCAGAACCTTATGACCATAATAATGCAATCTTGGAAATCCATCCAGGATCTGGTGGTACTGAGGCACAGGACTGGGGCGATATGTTGCTTCGTATGTATACTCGTTATGGAAATGCCAAAGGCTTTAAAGTAGAAGTCTTGGATTACCAGGCTGGTGATGAAGCAGGTATCAAGTCTGTGACCTTGTCTTTTGAAGGACCTAATGCTTATGGCCTACTTAAATCAGAAATGGGTGTTCACCGTTTGGTCCGTATTTCTCCATTTGACTCTGCCAAACGTCGCCATACTTCATTTACATCCGTAGAGGTTATGCCTGAGTTGGATGATACCATCGAAGTGGAGATTCGTGAAGATGATATCAAAATGGATACCTTCCGTTCAGGTGGTGCTGGTGGGCAAAACGTCAATAAGGTTTCAACAGGTGTGCGTTTGACACACATTCCTACGGGAACTGTCGTCCAATCAACGGTCGATCGTACCCAGTATGGAAATAGAGATCGTGCCATGAAGATGTTGCAGGCTAAGCTCTATCAAATGGAGCAAGAAAAGAAAGCTGCGGAAGTTGATTCCCTTAAAGGTGAGAAAAAAGAAATCACATGGGGAAGCCAAATCCGTTCTTATGTTTTCACGCCTTATACTATGGTAAAAGATCACCGTACAAGCTTTGAAGTTGCTCAGGTAGATAAGGTGATGGATGGAGACCTTGATGGTTTTATCGATGCCTACCTCAAGTGGCGAATCAGCTAA
- a CDS encoding CBS domain-containing protein codes for MAVKDFMTRKVVYISPDTTVAHAADLMREQGLHRLPVIENDQLVGLVTEGTIAEASPSKATSLSIYEMNYLLNKTKVKDVMIRDVVTVSGYASLEDATYLMLKNKIGILPVVDNHQVYGVITDRDVFQAFLEIAGYGEEGIRVRFITENEVGVLGKIVALIVEEDLNISHTVNIPRKDGKVVIEVQIDGKIDLTALKEKFEKEGIQVEEITHTSAKVL; via the coding sequence ATGGCAGTTAAAGATTTTATGACCCGTAAGGTAGTTTATATCAGTCCAGATACGACTGTAGCACACGCAGCAGATTTGATGCGCGAGCAAGGTTTGCACCGTTTACCTGTTATCGAAAACGATCAATTAGTCGGATTGGTAACAGAAGGAACCATCGCGGAAGCCAGCCCATCTAAAGCAACCAGTCTCTCTATCTATGAGATGAATTATCTTCTGAATAAAACCAAAGTAAAAGATGTAATGATTCGAGATGTCGTGACGGTTTCTGGCTATGCTAGTCTAGAAGATGCGACCTACCTGATGCTGAAAAATAAAATTGGGATATTGCCAGTCGTAGACAATCATCAGGTCTACGGCGTCATTACAGACCGCGATGTTTTTCAGGCTTTCTTGGAAATCGCTGGATACGGAGAAGAGGGGATTCGTGTTCGTTTCATTACAGAAAATGAAGTCGGAGTACTGGGAAAAATTGTAGCTCTAATTGTAGAAGAGGATTTAAATATTTCTCATACTGTCAACATTCCACGTAAGGATGGCAAGGTCGTCATCGAAGTTCAAATTGATGGAAAAATCGATTTGACTGCGTTAAAGGAAAAGTTTGAAAAAGAAGGAATTCAAGTGGAGGAGATCACTCATACCTCTGCTAAAGTCCTTTAA